One window of Fusarium keratoplasticum isolate Fu6.1 chromosome 2, whole genome shotgun sequence genomic DNA carries:
- a CDS encoding STAS domain-containing protein, giving the protein MASKTASHFVTKTVLGIDVNERYSRMPQDLDQRARETITPADLFLEQEPTISEFFKELAPSRDGVHQYFQGLFPSASWVPRYCLSWLLGDVTAGITIGLVVVPQALAYALLAQLTPAYGLYTSFTGAVLYWLFGTSKDIVIGTTAVGSLLVGQVISHVDSASPGKYSNEEVAHALSLMSGAVLLFFGLFRLGWIIEFIPYIPISAFITGASITIMSTQVPVLLGLSEINTRESPYKVIINTLKALPDTKLDAAIGFSSIILLFAIRDICAFMERRHPQKKRVWSYISSLRMTFVMLLFTLVSFLVHRGVPFEESKFRIVGKIDPGFKKANLPSPDTELLKLVMPQLPAVAIILVIEHIAIAKSMGRLYDYTVSPSQEIVALGAANLFSPFMGGYVCTGSFGASAVLSKAGVRTPLAGLFSALVLVLALYALTVVFYYIPKAALAGLIIHAVCNLLAPPKNLYKYWQLSPPELLIWVIGVILAVFESLEISIYVGIGLSIALLLFRLARTRGKFLGRARAHRMVNHGNQHTLSRRSSHATLLHDESGRDVFLPLDHKDASNPDIDVESPYPGVFIYRFSEGYNYTNQAYHVDTLVTHVMENTKRTSEEHFEKESDRLWNDPGPKGQRKNGDDLPFLRAIVLDFSAVNNLDITCIQGLMDLRNSLDRYASPDAVEWHFANVNNRWTRRALASAGFGYPSSKNQEALGSWVPSYSIAATLMDKDVQLPDDTRRPADIEAPTETSSSSDCSESKQPSNSSDELSMMTKNTHVHAESPQPQSMAAIFGVDRPFFHIDLVDAVDAAVRDARNKDQKQ; this is encoded by the exons ATGGCGTCCAAAACGGCTTCGCACTTCGTCACCAAGACGGTCCTCGGCATTGACGTCAACGAACGATACTCCCGCATGCCTCAGGACCTCGACCAACGCGCTAGAGAAACCATCACACCCGCCGACCTCTTCTTAGAACAGGAGCCAACGATATCCGAATTCTTCAAGGAGCTAGCCCCATCTCGAGATGGTGTTCATCAATATTTCCAAGGACTCTTCCCATCGGCTTCATGGGTTCCGAGATATTGCCTCAGCTGGCTACTAGGTGATGTTACTGCCG GCATCACTATCGGTCTAGTTGTTGTCCCACAGGCTCTGGCCTACGCCCTTCTCGCCCAGCTCACACCCGCATATGGCCTTTACACATCGTTTACCGGTGCCGTTTTGTACTGGCTATTTGGAACTTCAAAAGATATTGTCATTGGT ACAACAGCCGTCGGCTCCCTTCTTGTCGGTCAGGTCATCAGCCATGTCGATAGCGCCAGCCCCGGAAAATACTCCAACGAGGAAGTCGCTCACGCTTTGAGTTTGATGTCTGGTGCAGTTCTTCTGTTCTTCGGTTTATTCCGTCTTGGCTGGATCATCGAGTTCATCCCCTATATCCCCATCTCGGCCTTCATCACTGGTGCtagcatcaccatcatgtCGACACAAGTACccgttcttcttggtctttcGGAGATCAACACTCGCGAATCCCCTtacaaggtcatcatcaatACCCTCAAGGCCTTGCCCGATACAAAGCTTGACGCTGCCATTGGTTTCTCTTCGATCATCCTTCTGTTCGCTATCCGAGATATCTGTGCTTTCATGGAGCGTCGCCACCCCCAAAAGAAGCGCGTCTGGTCCTACATCTCATCTCTCCGAATGACTTTCGTCATGCTTCTCTTCACTCTCGTCAGCTTCCTCGTGCATCGCGGTGTTCCTTTTGAGGAGAGCAAGTTCCGGATCGTTGGCAAGATCGACCCAG GAttcaagaaggccaaccTGCCCTCACCCGACACTGAGCTGCTTAAGCTTGTCATGCCTCAACTACCTGCCGTTGCTATCATTTTGGTTATTGAGCACATCGCCATTGCCAAGTCGATGGGCCGACTCTACGACTACACCGTCAGCCCTTCGCAAGAGATCGTGGCCCTGGGTGCTGCCAACCTGTTCAGCCCTTTCATGGGAGGTTACGTGTGCACAGGTTCCTTCGGAGCTTCAGCTGTCCTCTCCAAGGCTGGTGTGAGAACACCTCTGGCAGGTCTCTTCAGCGCATTGGTTCTTGTTTTGGCGCTCTATGCCCTGACAGTGGTCTTCTACTACATCCCCAAGGCCGCTCTTGCGGGCTTGATCATTCACGCCGTTTGCAACCTGTTGGCACCTCCCAAGAACCTCTACAAGTACTGGCAACTCTCGCCCCCTGAGCTGCTCATCTGGGTTATTGGCGTCATCCTAGCAGTCTTTGAGTCTCTTGAGATCTCTATCTACGTCGGTATTGGCCTTTCTattgctctcctcctcttccgccttGCCCGCACACGAGGCAAGTTCCTCGGTCGTGCGCGAGCTCATCGCATGGTCAACCATGGCAACCAACATACCTTGAGCCGACGATCAAGCCATGCTACTCTTCTCCATGATGAATCAGGTCGGGATGTGTTCCTGCCCCTCGACCACAAGGATGCCTCAAACCCCGACATCGATGTCGAGTCACCTTACCCAGGTGTTTTCATTTACCGATTCAGCGAAGGATACAACTACACCAACCAGGCCTATCACGTCGACACCCTAGTCACTCACGTTATGGAGAACACCAAGCGTACCTCTGAGGAGCACTTCGAGAAGGAATCCGATCGCCTCTGGAATGACCCTGGCCCTAAGGGACAGAGGAAGAATGGCGACGACCTTCCTTTCCTCCGCGCTATCGTCCTGGACTTTTCTGCAGTAAACAACCTCGACATTACCTGCATACAAGGTCTTATGGATCTCCGCAACTCTCTTGATCGGTATGCCTCGCCTGACGCTGTGGAATGGCACTTTGCAAATGTCAACAACCGCTGGACTCGTCGCGCTCTCGCCAGCGCTGGTTTCGGATATCCTTCCTCTAAGAACCAGGAGGCACTCGGAAGTTGGGTGCCCTCATACTCGATCGCGGCGACACTGATGGACAAGGACGTGCAATTGCCGGATGATACTCGTCGACCAGCTGATATCGAGGCACCCACAGAAACCTCGAGCTCATCGGATTGTTCCGAGTCTAAGCAGCCATCGAATTCATCAGATGAGCTTTCTATGATGACCAAGAACACACATGTGCACGCCGAGTCCCCCCAGCCTCAATCCATGGCAGccatctttggtgttgaCAGGCCATTCTTCCACATCGATCTTGTTGACGCAGTGGATGCTGCGGTGCGAGATGCGCGAAACAAGGATCAAAAGCAGTAA
- a CDS encoding Polyketide synthase, with translation MKNCKILLFGDLSVPFEGQLQVLLHVHDNPLLTSFFEQAGARIRDEIGLLTTQQQSLFPRFTTLIDLVSKLGETEGTPVLRFCLLPICQIGQFINYYGRNGRQYPSPDEAYCLGICAGAFSAAAVGSSSSLSELVNIASETVIIAFRTALHSFSIKNDTVGNNEEHGRSWSVIIPGEEKEIQEKLGRWGASENLHDLWRPYISATAPTNITLSGPPRVLQGFVTSQQLKSHELPIHSPYHAPHLFDESALGEIVKDVSCNSLSFFPLISASTGDLTTKDGYRSTITAVIKDTLINQVKWNSILEGTIEQLQKTGCESCSILPFSSNASQLLSTALNRANLNVEVNQVPEVTKSQSTHGHFSDSKIAIIGYSGRFPDSASNEAFWELLRAGKDVHREVPEDRFNWKTHYDPTGKTKNTSRVKYGCWVENPGLFDARFFNISPREAENTDPAQRLAITTVYEAMEMAGMVPNRTPSTQQDRIGCFFGTTSDDWREVNSGQDVDTYFIPGGNRAFVPGRISYFFRFSGPSLSMDTACSSSFAAIQTACAYLWRGECDTAVAGGTNVLTNPDNFVGLDRGHFLSTTGNCNAFDDGASGYCRADAVGSVILKRLEDAEMDNDPIFGIISGATTNHCGQTDSITRPHEGDQTSVFKRIIRHAGVNPLDVSYVEMHGTGTQAGDATEMNSVLSVFVPGHQRMPRHPLHLGSAKANIGHSESASGVSSLIKVLMMMKHNEIPPHCGIKTKINHNYPLDLKDRNVNIASRPTPWLRDDAPCGKRLAFLNNFSAAGGNTAVLLEDAPLPRDLQADPRTFHLVAVSSKTAKSLRGNIEALISHLETSRHVSVSSLAYTTTARRMHHGYRIAAIGSDITSIAQSLRSKIDNLDPKPIPPVTRVPNVAFMFTGQGSFYVGLGRELYLHVSSFREDMTRFENTAIRQGFPSFLDVVHGSQATESPDPVVSQLAITCLQMALTRLWMSWGVKPSLAIGHSLGEYAALFTANVLSASDTIFLVGTRARLLTRHCKPGTHSMLAVKASADVIRPLIEDFKAEIACLNQPTGVVVSAEVEEISQLTQVFKTNGLTTTQLDVPFAFHSAQVEPILEEFESKAQAVRFYAPSIPYVSPLQSEVISKEGVLNGAYLAKACRHTVSFQAALEAAKNSGLCSEKTIWLEIGPHPACSGMVKGTLGSNSNAVSTLRKDTDTWKVLSTTLEQLHLAGIQIDWNEYHRGFEKFNRVLELPRYSWDLKNYWIMYRNDFCLTKGDGTQPTTVVSDTPKPAKYFSPSLQRVIEEEHGNESSSILVESDVHDPKLVSVFTGHRVNGAQLCPSSLWGDIAMQLTSYMMEKRSLSAENTGMDVTRMQIQKSLVLNPDLSSQLFRVSAAATWPTSSIKFSIYSVSDQGVKTVDHATCTINISPAKTWISEWKRNTYLIQSRIEALRKSVEHGEAHRMKRAIVYRLFANIVEYDPDYQGMREVILNSEDLEAVSTVKFEVGDQGFYFNPKWMDSLGGVAGFIMNGNDSPHPKAEVFINHGWDGFKCISRFQPGKTYHSYNRMQLREGTLYAGDTYIFDGDEIVAVIQQIQFLGVPRRALDGLRPMSKSSQKPVATSRSTAQTVPTPRLVEKKLFPASIPPQAAPSPSGGVWSGILGIISEEVGVGIDDLKPDTEFAELGLDSLLSLTITGRIRDELDLDLPSTIFAEYPSVRDLQQLHGSDAAPSSTVTDVSDEEKSGTSTPDTSLASEPEALDHVHILRSTISEETGIKLQDLAPSTRLDEIGIDSLLALTTMGRLSEIFEVELSSSLFAENETLLEVEKAIATALGLDSKPTRVTAPKPLPCPSTSDPVVRDAPHATSILLQGSASSATSTVFMFPDGSGSASSYATLARIDPRVAVYGLNCPWRTTPQDMARSGCTLVQLSAKYLTEIRRRQPKGPYNLGGWSAGGICAFEAARQLVTAGDTVENLILIDSPNPIGLQNPPARMYDFFQQLGIFGSGGNVPKWLRPHFDAFIGMLDDYEPVPWPKGSGEAPKTLMLYAKDGVCSDPDGPRPEIRPDDPREMIWLLNDRTDFSADGWASLLGRSRITVEVLEGVHHFSMMDAGRQMDKMGEHIRKAVL, from the exons ATGAAAAACTGCAAAATACTCCTGTTTGGAGATCTATCTGTCCCTTTCGAGGGACAACTCCAAGTACTTCTGCACGTTCACGACAACCCCTTGCTCACCTCCTTTTTCGAGCAAGCTGGAGCCAGGATCAGAGATGAGATTGGGCTTTTGACTACACAGCAACAAAGCCTGTTCCCTCGGTTTACCACCCTAATCGACTTGGTTTCGAAGCTTGGTGAAACAGAAGGCACGCCAGTCCTGAGGTTTTGCCTTCTCCCAATCTGTCAGATAGGGCAGTTCATAAA TTACTACGGTCGCAATGGACGTCAGTATCCGTCGCCAGATGAGGCCTATTGTCTTGGCATTTGTGCTGGGGCATTCTCTGCAGCAGCAGTTGGTTCATCGTCATCTCTCTCAGAGCTGGTCAACATAGCCAGCGAAACAGTTATTATTGCATTTAGAACAGCACTTCATTCATTCAGCATCAAGAACGACACAGTTGGCAACAACGAGGAGCATGGGAGGAGTTGGTCAGTTATCATTCcaggggaggagaaggagattcAGGAGAAGCTAGGTCGATGGGGGGCATCAGAA AATCTACACGATCTTTGGAGACCTTATATCAGTGCCACAGCACccaccaacatcaccttAAGTGGCCCACCAAGAGTGCTTCAGGGGTTCGTTACAAGCCAGCAACTCAAATCACACGAACTTCCCATTCACTCACCATACCATGCTCCACATCTCTTTGATGAATCTGCTCTCGGAGAGATTGTCAAGGATGTGTCTTGCAATAGCCTCTCATTTTTCCCACTCATTTCGGCTTCCACCGGAGACTTGACCACAAAAGACGGTTACAGGAGTACAATCACGGCCGTGATTAAGGACACTCTTATCAACCAGGTGAAGTGGAACTCGATCCTGGAAGGGACGATAGAGCAGCTTCAAAAGACTGGTTGCGAAAGCTGCAGCATCCTTCCCTTTTCCAGCAACGCCTCTCAGCTTCTTTCCACAGCTCTCAACCGCGCCAATCTCAACGTCGAGGTTAACCAGGTTCCTGAGGTTACCAAGTCACAATCAACACATGGCCACTTTTCAGACTCAAAGATTGCTATAATTGGTTACTCCGGCCGCTTTCCCGACTCTGCCTCCAACGAAGCATTCTGGGAGCTGCTGAGAGCTGGCAAGGATGTCCACCGCGAGGTCCCAGAGGATCGCTTCAACTGGAAAACACATTACGATCCCACAGGAAAGACCAAGAACACCAGTCGGGTCAAGTATGGATGCTGGGTCGAGAATCCAGGGCTCTTCGATGCACGATTCTTCAACATTTCGCCTCGTGAAGCCGAGAATACGGACCCAGCGCAGCGATTAGCCATTACTACGGTCTACGAGGCAATGGAAATGGCCGGCATGGTCCCCAACAGGACACCATCTACACAACAAGACCGTATTGGCTGCTTCTTTGGAACAACTAGTGACGACTGGAGAGAAGTCAACAGCGGACAAGATGTCGATACCTACTTCATCCCCGGGGGCAACCGCGCCTTTGTCCCGGGGCGTATCAGTTACTTTTTCAGGTTCTCAGGTCCAAGTCTCAGCATGGATACTGCCTGTTCATCCAGTTTCGCTGCTATCCAAACAGCTTGTGCCTACCTCTGGAGGGGAGAGTGCGACACTGCAGTAGCTGGCGGTACCAATGTCCTCACCAACCCCGACAACTTCGTGGGACTTGACCGAGGACACTTCTTGTCGACAACGG GCAACTGCAACGCCTTTGACGACGGAGCCAGCGGTTACTGTCGAGCAGATGCCGTCGGCTCTGTCATTCTCAAGCGCCTCGAAGACGCCGAGATGGACAATGACCCCATATTTGGCATCATCTCAGGAGCAACCACCAACCACTGCGGCCAGACAGACAGCATCACTCGTCCCCACGAAGGTGATCAGACGTCTGTCTTCAAGCGCATCATCCGCCACGCTGGAGTGAACCCTCTTGATGTGAGCTACGTCGAAATGCACGGTACGGGTACCCAGGCCGGAGATGCCACCGAAATGAACTCGGTGCTCTCCGTCTTTGTTCCGGGGCACCAACGCATGCCTCGTCACCCCCTACATCTCGGCTCAGCAAAGGCAAACATAGGACACTCTGAATCTGCCTCTGGAGTCTCGTCACTCATCAAGGTgctcatgatgatgaagcacAACGAAATCCCCCCACACTGTGGTATCAAAACCAAGATCAACCACAACTACCCCCTCGACCTCAAGGACCGCAACGTCAACATCGCGTCTAGACCTACCCCATGGCTTAGGGACGACGCCCCGTGCGGGAAGAGActggccttcttgaacaACTTTAGTGCGGCTGGTGGTAACACGGCTGTGCTACTCGAGGATGCACCTCTGCCAAGAGATCTGCAAGCCGACCCCCGAACTTTTCACCTTGTGGCTGTTTCTTCAAAGACGGCCAAGTCTCTCAGGGGAAACATTGAGGCGCTCATTTCTCACCTTGAGACGTCGAGGCATGTCTCGGTCTCTAGTCTCGCATACACAACTACTGCGAGGCGCATGCATCATGGGTATCGCATCGCTGCTATTGGCTCCGACATAACCTCGATCGCTCAGTCTCTGAGGTCGAAGATTGATAATCTAGATCCAAAGCCAATCCCACCAGTCACCAGGGTTCCCAATGTGGCATTCATGTTTACGGGGCAAGGGTCCTTCTACGTCGGACTGGGAAGAGAACTCTACCTTCACGTGTCCTCCTTCCGAGAAGACATGACACGATTCGAGAATACGGCCATTAGACAAGGCTTCCCCAGTTTCCTTGATGTCGTCCACGGGTCGCAAGCCACCGAGTCGCCTGACCCGGTTGTCTCTCAGCTCGCCATCACCTGCCTCCAGATGGCCCTCACAAGACTGTGGATGTCTTGGGGTGTGAAGCCGAGTCTCGCCATTGGACACAGTCTGGGCGAATATGCCGCTCTATTTACAGCCAATGTCTTATCCGCCAGTGACACCATCTTCCTGGTGGGTACACGGGCGAGGTTACTCACACGGCATTGCAAGCCTGGCACCCATTCGATGCTGGCCGTCAAGGCATCTGCGGATGTCATCAGACCTCTGATTGAAGACTTCAAGGCTGAAATCGCGTGTCTGAATCAACCTACTGGAGTAGTTGTGAGcgccgaggttgaagagatCAGTCAGTTGACCCAGGTCTTCAAGACCAATGGGCTAACTACGACACAACTCGATGTACCCTTCGCTTTCCACTCGGCGCAAGTCGAACCCATCTTGGAAGAGTTTGAGTCAAAAGCGCAGGCAGTGAGGTTCTACGCCCCCTCTATTCCATATGTCTCCCCCTTACAATCAGAGGTCATCTCCAAGGAGGGTGTTCTGAATGGCGCGTACCTTGCCAAGGCATGTCGTCACACAGTCAGCTTCCAGGCCGCATTGGAAGCAGCCAAAAACAGTGGACTATGCAGTGAAAAGACCATCTGGTTGGAGATTGGCCCCCATCCAGCGTGTTCCGGCATGGTCAAGGGGACCCTGGGGAGCAATTCCAATGCTGTATCGACACTCCGAAAAGACACAGACACCTGGAAGGTCCTATCTACAACCCTTGAACAGCTTCATCTAGCAGGTATCCAAATCGATTGGAATGAGTACCACCGAGGCTTTGAAAAGTTCAATCGCGTGCTTGAGCTGCCGAGGTACAGCTGGGACCTGAAGAACTACTGGATCATGTATCGGAACGACTTTTGTCTCACCAAGGGCGATGGTACACAACCTACAACTGTGGTCTCAGATACTCCAAAGCCTGCCAAGTacttctctccttctctccagAGAGTCATCGAGGAAGAACACGGCAACGAATCTTCGTCCATTCTGGTCGAGTCGGATGTTCATGACCCGAAACTTGTGTCCGTCTTTACGGGGCATCGGGTCAATGGTGCACAACTATGTCCTTCT TCACTCTGGGGTGACATTGCAATGCAACTCACCAGCTACATGATGGAGAAGCGATCCCTGTCGGCTGAGAACACAGGGATGGATGTCACTAGAATGCAGATACAAAAGTCACTCGTCCTCAACCCAGATCTCAGTTCCCAACTATTCAGGgtatcagcagcagcaacatgGCCTACCAGCTCAATCAAGTTTTCGATATACAGCGTCAGCGATCAGGGGGTTAAGACAGTGGACCATGCCACCTGCACCATCAATATTTCTCCCGCCAAGACCTGGATTAGTGAGTGGAAGAGAAACACATATCTCATTCAGAGCAGGATCGAGGCTCTCCGAAAGTCTGTGGAGCACGGTGAGGCTCATCGGATGAAGCGAGCCATCGTCTACAGGCTATTTGCCAACATTGTGGAATACGATCCAGACTACCAAGGCATGAGAGAAGTGATCCTCAACAGCGAAGATCTCGAGGCTGTTTCGACAGTCAAGTTTGAAGTGGGTGACCAAGGTTTCTACTTTAACCCAAAGTGGATGGACAGTCTTGGCGGAGTTgctggcttcatcatgaaCGGCAACGATAGCCCTCATCCAAAAGCTGAAGTGTTCATCAatcatggatgggatggcttCAAGTGTATCTCGAGATTTCAACCTGGAAAGACGTATCACAGTTACAACAGGATGCAGCTTCGTGAGGGCACGCTATACGCAGGGGATACTTACATCTttgatggagatgagattgTTGCCGTGATACAGCAGATTCAG TTCTTGGGGGTCCCACGTCGAgctcttgatggcctcagGCCTATGTCCAAGTCAAGCCAGAAACCAGTAGCAACATCCAGGAGCACGGCACAAACTGTTCCAACTCCAAGACTGGTGGAAAAGAAACTCTTCCCAGCCTCGATACCTCCTCAGGCTGCCCCATCCCCCTCAGGTGGAGTCTGGTCGGGGATACTTGGCATCATTTCAGAAGAGGTCGGCGTTGGCATCGACGATCTCAAGCCTGACACAGAGTTTGCGGAACTCGGTCTGGACTCCCTCCTGTCTCTCACGATCACAGGTCGTATACGCGATGAGTTGGATCTAGATCTTCCTTCCACCATCTTCGCCGAATACCCTTCAGTACGAGACCTTCAGCAGCTGCATGGATCTGATGCTGCACCATCATCGACAGTCACCGACGTGAGTGATGAAGAGAAGTCAGGCACATCAACACCAGACACTTCCCTGGCTTCAGAGCCCGAGGCTTTAGACCATGTCCACATTCTTCGCTCCACAATATCTGAAGAAACCGGCATCAAGTTGCAAGATCTTGCACCTTCCACTCGACTAGATGAGATTGGCATTGACTCACTcctggccttgacgacgatgggCAGGTTGAGTGAGATATTCGAAGTTGAACTCTCATCCTCTCTTTTTGCAGAGAATGAGACTCTTTTGGAAGTCGAGAAAGCCATTGCTACAGCTCTAGGGTTGGACAGCAAGCCAACACGAGTTACAGCCCCAAAACCCCTGCCATGCCCATCAACGAGCGATCCAGTTGTTCGTGATGCACCTCACGCGACTTCCATCTTGCTTCAGGGGTCCGCCAGCTCCGCCACTTCAACTGTTTTCATGTTCCCAGACGGCTCGGGTTCCGCATCGTCATATGCTACTCTCGCTCGCATTGACCCGAGGGTGGCTGTCTACGGACTCAACTGTCCCTGGCGCACAACTCCCCAGGACATGGCCCGGTCTGGATGCACCCTTGTCCAACTCTCGGCCAAGTACCTGACCGAAATCCGGCGCCGACAGCCAAAGGGGCCGTACAACCTCGGCGGATGGAGCGCGGGGGGCATCTGCGCCTTCGAGGCGGCCAGGCAGCTCGTGACCGCGGGGGACACGGTCGAGAACCTGATACTCATCGACTCGCCGAACCCAATCGGGCTTCAGAACCCGCCGGCGCGCATGTACGACTTTTTCCAGCAGCTCGGCATCTTTGGGTCTGGGGGCAACGTGCCCAAGTGGTTGCGCCCGCACTTTGACGCCTTTATCGGAATGCTCGACGACTACGAGCCAGTCCCGTGGCCCAAGGGCTCAGGCGAGGCCCCCAAGACCTTGATGCTGTATGCAAAGGACGGCGTCTGCAGTGATCCAGACGGCCCCAGGCCCGAGATCCGACCTGACGATCCACGCGAGATGATCTGGCTGCTCAACGACCGGACTGACTTTTCCGCCGACGGTTGGGCATCGTTGCTGGGGAGGAGTCGCATCACGGTGGAGGTTCTGGAGGGAGTCCACCACTTTAGCATGATGGATGCAGGGAGGCAGATGGATAAGATGGGAGAACACATCAGGAAGGCGGTTTTATAA
- a CDS encoding F-box domain-containing protein, with protein MASHDSVIDSLPNEIFISILSPLSSQELLPLALINRRFYSLVTRVLHHRLLQTAPLPDNKLILECYHPSDQLYTPYLACQYQGTVTRDGPAVSEEAPALGDLQRLYASFKPTFAEENRRPRRIRARFTETQASEDAEDDVATQHIHLDDGELFSQLCAVTNLVKEGPKRGLFISHVNIVDGVVRIFRNWLAEMASKQDLSSAGSESIVWIGRHDNVGIRFRVVPAASETMPLISGPDDDPPVHYTMVYEELLVRACSLLQAVEHSAVQEVANSGKTLVIHGAALL; from the exons ATGGCTTCCCACGATAGCGTCATCGACAGTCTACCAAATGAA ATTTTCATCTCAATCCTATCTCCCCTGTCCTCCCAGGAACTGCTCCCCCTCGCTCTCATAAACCGCCGCTTCTACTCCCTAGTCACCCGCGTCCTGCACCATCGCCTCCTCCAAACAGCCCCTCTCCCTGATAATAAGCTTATTCTGGAATGCTACCATCCGAGCGACCAGCTATATACACCTTACCTAGCCTGCCAGTATCAAGGCACCGTAACGCGTGACGGCCCCGCTGTCAGCGAGGAGGCGCCTGCGCTGGGTGACCTGCAGCGCCTATATGCGTCGTTCAAGCCCACCTTTGCAGAGGAGAATCGTCGTCCAAGGAGGATCAGGGCGAGATTTACTGAGACGCAGGCCTCCGAGGATGCCGAAGACGATGTCGCGACGCAGCATATTCatctcgatgatggcgagctgTTTTCTCAGCTATGCGCCGTTACCAACCTTGTTAAGGAAGGACCCAAGCGTGGGTTGTTTATAAGCCATGTTAACATCGTCGATGGCGTCGTGCGCATCTTTCGAAACtggctggccgagatggcgaGCAAGCAGGACTTGTCGAGCGCGGGCTCTGAGAGTATCGTCTGGATAGGTCGGCATGACAACGTTGGAATACGCTTCCGAGTTGTTCCTGCGGCGTCAGAGACGATGCCTCTTATCTCGGGACCTGATGATGATCCGCCGGTTCATTATACCATGGTATATGAGG AACTTCTCGTGAGAGCTTGTAGCCTCTTGCAGGCTGTGGAACACTCGGCGGTTCAGGAGGTTGCAAACTCTGGGAAGACTCTTGTTATTCACGGGGCTGCACTGTTGTAG